A window of the Anomalospiza imberbis isolate Cuckoo-Finch-1a 21T00152 unplaced genomic scaffold, ASM3175350v1 scaffold_100, whole genome shotgun sequence genome harbors these coding sequences:
- the LOC137465651 gene encoding S-antigen protein-like, with amino-acid sequence MAALDRVRAGGRSLDRRLDAVPGQALLAGLRAAGAVSEPEVAALGPPDSSGWARRLRALAVAKGDRTCHVLLTVLEGLEGPPRPGPFDFYNPERDAAPAHRSDCPCCRPEPEWTREEEEGAPGNPDEGPEEEEEEGDAKNGDEGPEDEEGDAKNGDEGPEDEEDGDAKNGDEGPEDEEGDAKNGDEGPREEEDGGDEGPEDDEGGAGDEGPEDDEGGAGDEGPEDDEGGAGDEGPEDEDGGGDED; translated from the exons ATGGCCGCCCTGGACCGTGTCCGAGCGGGCGGCCGGAGCCTGGATCGCCGCCTGGACGCCGTCCCCGGCCAGGCCCTGCTGGCCGGCCTGCGGGCGGCCGGAGCCGTGTCCGAGCCCGAGGTGGCCGCGCTCGGACCGCCGGACAGCTCGGGCTGGGCGCGGCGACTCCGCGCTCTGGCCGTGGCCAAAGGGGACCGGACGTGCCACGTCCTGCTGACCgtcctggaggggctggaggggccgCCCCGGCCGGGGCCCTTCG ATTTTTACAACCCCGAGCGCGACGCCGCGCCCGCGCACCGCTCGGACTGCCCGTGCTGCCGGCCGGAGCCCGAGTGGACGcgcgaggaagaggagggcgCGCCCGGAAACCCCGACGAAGGccccgaggaggaggaggaggagggagacgCCAAAAACGGCGACGAAGGCCCCGAGGATGAGGAGGGAGACGCCAAAAACGGCGACGAAGGCCccgaggatgaggaggatggaGACGCCAAAAATGGCGACGAAGGCCCCGAGGATGAGGAGGGAGACGCCAAAAACGGCGACGAAGgccccagggaggaggaggatggaggtGACGAAGGCCCCGAGGATGATGAAGGTGGAGCAGGCGATGAAGGCCCCGAGGATGATGAAGGTGGAGCAGGGGATGAAGGCCCCGAGGATGATGAAGGTGGAGCAGGCGACGAAGGCCCCGAGGATGAGGATGGAGGAGGGGATGAAGATTAG